A genome region from Ottowia testudinis includes the following:
- a CDS encoding LysR family transcriptional regulator, with the protein MLDLQQLRYFVTVARTQSIARAADQLHISQSPLSRQILALEARLGLRLFEREGKRLRITAVGVAYTMRCQALLDHASQLEQHARQEALGLAGELRVAYVESAAYCGVLQRAVLRFQEAAPQAQLHLLSMRTEAQWDALEHGDVDVALAHRACLPGRHVVSRCVWREPFWLALPADHRLASEPVLRSGHLRKERFVFVSKVASPVGYEALRNACKAAGFNPLIAHEVSDPQVALSFVAQGLGVALVQHSLHVQLPPGVIARPLPQRFALMLEVFAATAEQPTQLATRFMACLPATPEQQDAMAPA; encoded by the coding sequence ATGCTTGACTTGCAGCAACTGCGCTATTTCGTCACTGTGGCGCGCACGCAGAGCATTGCGCGCGCCGCTGATCAACTGCACATCTCCCAGTCGCCCCTGAGCCGCCAGATACTGGCGCTGGAGGCGCGACTGGGGCTGCGGTTGTTTGAGCGTGAGGGCAAACGGCTCAGGATCACCGCCGTCGGGGTGGCCTACACCATGCGATGCCAAGCCTTGCTTGATCATGCGTCGCAGTTGGAGCAGCACGCCCGGCAGGAGGCGCTGGGGCTGGCGGGTGAACTTCGTGTGGCCTACGTGGAAAGCGCGGCCTACTGTGGCGTGCTGCAGCGCGCGGTCCTGCGTTTTCAAGAGGCAGCGCCCCAGGCGCAACTGCACTTGCTGTCGATGCGCACCGAAGCGCAGTGGGACGCGCTGGAGCATGGCGATGTGGATGTCGCACTCGCGCACCGCGCCTGTCTTCCCGGCCGGCACGTCGTCAGTCGCTGCGTGTGGCGCGAGCCGTTCTGGCTCGCCCTGCCTGCTGACCATCGGCTGGCGTCTGAACCGGTGCTGCGCAGCGGTCACCTGCGCAAGGAGCGGTTCGTTTTTGTCTCCAAAGTTGCTTCACCGGTGGGGTATGAGGCGCTGCGCAACGCATGCAAGGCTGCGGGTTTCAACCCCCTCATCGCCCACGAGGTGAGCGATCCGCAAGTGGCGTTGTCGTTTGTCGCGCAAGGGCTGGGGGTGGCGTTGGTACAGCACAGCCTGCACGTTCAGCTGCCGCCCGGGGTTATCGCGCGCCCGCTTCCGCAGCGATTCGCGCTGATGCTGGAGGTGTTTGCTGCTACGGCTGAGCAGCCCACCCAATTGGCGACGCGCTTCATGGCGTGCTTACCCGCCACGCCCGAGCAGCAAGATGCCATGGCACCTGCGTGA